The following proteins are co-located in the Theropithecus gelada isolate Dixy chromosome 19, Tgel_1.0, whole genome shotgun sequence genome:
- the CCDC105 gene encoding coiled-coil domain-containing protein 105, whose product MRVLAPPVERSQDTRIGAPAWREAAHAMSRTAHILTDRCGQEAVTMWQPKDSVLDPNVAHHLGRAAYIQPWRFRVEMLKGGGTVEKPPPGEGVTLWKGKMKPPAWYARLPLPLHRKARALQTTEVVHAHARGARLTAARLGHAQHQINGRVRQLLRQREVTDHRLSEVRKGLLINQQSVKLRGYRPKSEKIPDKADSMLTWEKEELKSMKRKMEKDMEKSEVLLKTLASCRDTLNFCFKERLQAVDLMNQPLDKVLEQAGRHSWVNLSRAPTPRTQGQKTPPPDPVGTYTPECALALNEAKRLLVESKDTLVEMAKNVVDVREQQLQISDRVCASLAQKASETLELKERLTMTLGLMRGTIHRCTKYNQEMYTTHGLIKGPLSKVHLETGEKLDRPLVRMYQRHVGTQLPEAARLAQGTDKLQRHITHLEKNLDELLATHKNLTWGLNCKTIGHEVDGSVVRLRLRQRQPHVCYEQAQRLVNDWDPRTPPPRSKSSTDP is encoded by the exons ATGCGCGTGTTGGCACCCCCGGTAGAGCGCAGCCAGGACACACGCATTGGGGCCCCAGCATGGCGCGAGGCAGCTCATGCCATGTCGAGAACCGCGCACATCCTGACGGATCGCTGCGGGCAGGAGGCGGTGACCATGTGGCAGCCCAAGGACAGCGTGCTGGACCCGAACGTGGCGCACCACCTCGGCCGCGCCGCCTACATCCAGCCCTGGCGCTTCCGCGTGGAGATGCTCAAAGGCGGCGGCACCGTGGAGAAGCCGCCGCCAGGCGAGGGCGTCACGCTGTGGAAGGGCAAGATGAAGCCGCCCGCCTGGTACGCCCGCCTGCCGCTACCATTGCACCGCAAAGCGCGCGCCCTGCAGACCACCGAGGTGGTGCACGCGCACGCGCGTGGAGCGCGCCTCACCGCCGCCCGCCTCGGCCACGCGCAGCACCAGATTAACGGGCGGGTGCGACAGCTGCTGCGCCAGCGCGAGGTCACCGACCACAGGCTCAGCGAAGTGCGCAAGGGCCTGCTTATTAACCAGCAGAGTGTCAAGCTGCGGGGCTACAGGCCCAAGTCTGAGAAG ATCCCTGACAAAGCTGACAGTATGCTTACATGGGAGAAAGAGGAGCTGAAAAGCATgaagaggaaaatggagaaagataTGGAAAAATCAGAGGTCCTACTCAAG ACCCTGGCCTCCTGCCGAGACACCCTGAACTTCTGCTTCAAGGAGCGGCTGCAAGCCGTGGACCTCATGAACCAGCCCCTGGACAAGGTTCTAGAGCAGGCCGGACGCCACTCATGGGTGAACCTCTCCCGGGCCCCCACCCCACGCACGCAGGGTCAGAAAACGCCTCCTCCAGACCCTGTGGGCACCTATACCCCAG AGTGCGCCTTGGCGCTAAATGAAGCCAAGCGGTTGTTGGTCGAGTCCAAGGACACCTTGGTGGAAATGGCAAAGAACGTGGTGGACGTCCGGGAGCAACAGCTGCAGATAAGCGACCGCGTGTGCGCCTCGCTGGCGCAGAAGGCGAGCGAGACCTTGGAGCTGAAG GAAAGATTAACTATGACGTTAGGACTGATGAGGGGAACTATCCACCGGTGTACGAAATACAACCAAGAGATGTACACCACCCACGGTCTCATCAAG GGTCCTCTGTCGAAAGTTCACCTGGAGACCGGAGAAAAGCTGGACAGACCCCTGGTTCGCATGTACCAGAGACACGTGGGCACCCAACTCCCTGAGGCTGCGCGCCTGGCGCAG GGCACCGACAAGCTGCAGCGCCACATCACGCACCTGGAAAAGAACCTGGACGAGCTGCTCGCCACGCACAAGAACCTCACCTGGGGCCTCAACTGCAAAACCATCGGGCATGAGGTGGACGGCAGCGTGGTGCGCCTGCGCCTGCGCCAGCGGCAACCGCACGTGTGCTACGAGCAGGCGCAGCGCCTGGTTAATGACTGGGACCCGCGCACGCCGCCGCCGCGCAGCAAGAGCAGCACCGACCCCTAG